The following are encoded in a window of Megalops cyprinoides isolate fMegCyp1 chromosome 16, fMegCyp1.pri, whole genome shotgun sequence genomic DNA:
- the si:dkeyp-72g9.4 gene encoding protein DEPP1, protein MRPRSRLLAKKRLPTIREGYEELLQDMNQANSYHAPCHAHHDVLSSEDYLKSICQLARPTFPLQEPDNDILTLGQLEALKPGLRLPRISAPPRPLTPTARSYGRREEQQRRDKAGCSVLSHIVALPDGVTPHLGKDGCHGAPDPLEYLYGHRSGPASSARLSQDAKGRLGQGEVPVEGGARPGSRPLPRAHSFPRLCSPRHTCRKSSCPEINLEDSPSPSSTPSASQPFPPKERKPSSSRLPSQKPQDRAGSAPCGQKEKCVGSTDKHSMISNWIADCRSAWRETRIRACMLPTIAEI, encoded by the coding sequence ATGCGTCCTCGGTCCAGACTCCTGGCCAAGAAGCGTCTGCCCACCATCAGGGAGGGGTACGAGGAGCTACTTCAGGACATGAACCAGGCCAACAGCTACCACGCCCCTTGCCACGCCCATCACGACGTCCTCTCCTCAGAGGACTACTTGAAGTCCATCTGCCAGCTGGCGCGGCCCACCTTCCCCCTCCAGGAGCCGGATAACGACATCCTGACCCTGGGTCAGCTGGAGGCACTCAAACCCGGCCTGAGGCTTCCGCGTATCTCCGCCCCACCCCGCCCGCTAACCCCCACCGCCCGCAGCTACGGCCgcagggaggagcagcagaggagagacaAAGCCGGCTGTAGCGTCCTCTCCCACATCGTCGCTCTCCCGGATGGAGTCACCCCACACCTGGGCAAGGACGGGTGCCACGGAGCCCCCGACCCCCTCGAGTACCTTTACGGTCACCGGAGCGGCCCCGCCTCTTCCGCCCGTCTCAGCCAGGACGCCAAGGGGAGGCTAGGCCAAGGCGAGGTCCCTGTGGAAGGCGGGGCCAGGCCAGGCTCACGCCCCCTCCCCCGAGCTCACAGCTTCCCCCGCCTCTGCTCCCCACGCCACACCTGCCGCAAAAGCAGCTGCCCGGAGATCAATCTGGAAGATTCTCccagcccctcctccaccccctctgccAGCCAGCCCTTCCCACCGAAAGAGAGGAAGCCCAGTTCCAGCAGACTGCCCTCCCAGAAGCCGCAGGACAGGGCTGGCAGCGCCCCTTGTGGACAGAAGGAGAAATGCGTCGGCTCCACGGACAAGCACTCCATGATCTCCAACTGGATAGCAGACTGTCGCAGCGCATGGAGGGAGACCAGGATCCGAGCCTGCATGCTGCCCACTATTGCTGAGATATag